GGAGACTTGGCGATCTCGCTTGAGACCGCGGCTCGCCAGGCCGCCACCTACGGCCACTCTTTGTGCGACGAAGTGAAGATACTCCTCCTACACGGCCTGCTCCATCTCTCCGGTCTTGACCACGAGACCGACAACGGCGAGATGGCCGCTCGCGAGGCTACTCTCCGCTGTAAGCTCAAACTCCCTAACACTTTAATCGAGCGCACCACCACACTGCCGCAAAAGGCGCGGCTAGACCAAACGACGAAGACATCGCCGCCCATGAAGAGGGCACCGACAGCATCCACTCGCCCCGCTACAAAACGCAGCGCAATAAAAAAGAAAACAATCGCGCGAGGTTCTAGATGACTCCCGCCTACGCGTATACCATTGCGCTCATTCTTCTTCTCGTTATCCTTGCGTTAGCTGCCTACGTCGATCGTGTCTACTCGGAGATGGGCAAATTCCTCGCCCGCGAATATCAGGACAACATCGACGCCTGGGAGAGTGTCGTCGAACCTCGTCTTCGTCTTGGTCGCGAGTCCATCGCACTCTCCGCCTCGGTTCTTCGCCAGCTCACGCTGGCAACCCTGGCCCTGCTTTCGGGCCTTCGCCTCTACACCCACACCAGCCTGGTTCCAACCCTTGCACGTACACCCAGTCTTGGCGAGGTTCTGCGCGCAGTCTTCGAGCTCATTCTTCTCATCCTCATCTTCGACCGCCTGCTCCCGCAACTCCTTTTCTCCCGCACCCGCGGCCTCTGGATCGCGCGCATCCTTCCTCTTCTGCAGGCGCTCTTCTATCTCATTCTTCCGGTCACTATGCTGCTGCAGCTGCTTCTCTCTATTGCTGCCCTCGCTGAGCCGGAAGACACCACTGAAGAAGATCATCCCTCCGAAGCCATGGATGCTCTTCTTGAAGCCGGCGAAGAGGAGGGCATCCTCGAGGAGTCTGATCGCGAACTGGTCCGCTCTGCCGTGGAGTTTGGTGACAAGGTTGTCCTTGAGGTCATGACTCCTCGCCCTGAGATCTTCGCCGTTCCCGGCACCCTCACGCTGCAGG
The nucleotide sequence above comes from Tunturibacter empetritectus. Encoded proteins:
- the ybeY gene encoding rRNA maturation RNase YbeY, yielding MIAIEPTAGLEATLSRSGLTSFLKRARLAVGLRGEVEVLLADDATLRRLNRSFRGKNKPTDVLSFPTPAEILNAHAGDLAISLETAARQAATYGHSLCDEVKILLLHGLLHLSGLDHETDNGEMAAREATLRCKLKLPNTLIERTTTLPQKARLDQTTKTSPPMKRAPTASTRPATKRSAIKKKTIARGSR